A region of Modestobacter marinus DNA encodes the following proteins:
- the odhI gene encoding oxoglutarate dehydrogenase inhibitor Odhl, which translates to MLCTRCGHQNPEGSRFCAQCGAALSPERVGESTSIIPKVGGEDSGEQAEVSESTADAHAGAVESLPAGSALLVVKRGPNAGSRFLLDQEVTTAGRHPDSDIFLDDVTVSRRHVEFHREGGGFTVHDVGSLNGTYVNREPVDVASLAGGDEVQIGKFRLVYLTGPRTGEPAGA; encoded by the coding sequence GTGCTCTGCACTCGATGTGGCCACCAGAACCCAGAGGGCAGCCGCTTCTGCGCGCAGTGCGGGGCGGCGCTGAGCCCCGAGCGGGTCGGTGAGTCGACCAGCATCATCCCCAAGGTCGGCGGGGAGGACTCCGGCGAGCAGGCCGAGGTCTCCGAGTCGACCGCGGACGCGCACGCCGGCGCCGTCGAGTCGCTGCCGGCCGGGTCCGCGCTGCTGGTGGTGAAGCGTGGCCCCAACGCGGGCAGCCGCTTCCTGCTCGACCAGGAGGTCACCACCGCCGGCCGGCACCCGGACAGCGACATCTTCCTCGACGACGTGACGGTCAGCCGCCGGCACGTGGAGTTCCACCGCGAGGGCGGCGGCTTCACCGTCCACGACGTGGGCAGCCTCAACGGCACCTACGTCAACCGCGAGCCGGTCGACGTGGCCTCCCTCGCCGGCGGCGACGAGGTCCAGATCGGCAAGTTCCGCCTGGTCTACCTGACCGGGCCGCGGACGGGCGAGCCGGCCGGCGCATGA
- a CDS encoding DUF881 domain-containing protein has translation MGEQEAAAPPDGAGSEPPDGAGTEPPDDAGTEPPDGAGSEPATGRRRRDPLAAVLIGVLTLLLGFAFAVQVRSTDTDAQLAGLREEDLVRILDDLSAREDRLRQEISDQRAALAQLGSSDSAAAAALAEAEQRAEALGILNGTVAAHGPGLEVVISDPADRVTAGVVLNAIQELRGAGAETMQIDGVRIGVSSAITGDPGALEIDGEPVEAPYTIRVIGSPEDMATALSIPGGVSAMVNQRRGSVDIRPSQDVVVDALRPLDTPQYAEPADGD, from the coding sequence GTGGGGGAGCAGGAGGCGGCCGCGCCGCCGGACGGCGCCGGGAGCGAGCCGCCGGACGGCGCCGGGACCGAGCCGCCGGACGACGCCGGGACCGAGCCACCGGACGGCGCCGGGAGCGAGCCGGCCACCGGACGACGGCGTCGCGATCCGCTGGCCGCCGTCCTCATCGGCGTGCTCACCCTGCTGCTGGGCTTCGCCTTCGCCGTGCAGGTGCGCAGCACCGACACCGACGCGCAGCTGGCCGGCCTGCGCGAGGAGGACCTCGTGCGGATCCTCGACGACCTCTCCGCCCGGGAGGACCGGCTGCGTCAGGAGATCAGCGACCAGCGGGCGGCGCTGGCCCAGCTGGGCAGCTCCGACAGCGCCGCGGCCGCCGCGCTCGCCGAGGCCGAGCAGCGGGCGGAGGCGCTCGGGATCCTCAACGGCACCGTCGCCGCCCACGGCCCCGGGCTCGAGGTGGTCATCAGCGACCCCGCCGACCGGGTCACCGCCGGCGTGGTGCTCAACGCCATCCAGGAGCTGCGCGGCGCCGGTGCGGAGACGATGCAGATCGACGGCGTCCGGATCGGCGTGAGCAGTGCCATCACCGGGGACCCGGGCGCCCTGGAGATCGACGGCGAACCGGTGGAGGCGCCGTACACGATCCGGGTCATCGGCTCGCCCGAGGACATGGCCACCGCGCTCAGCATCCCGGGCGGGGTCTCCGCGATGGTCAACCAGCGCCGCGGCAGCGTCGACATCCGCCCCTCCCAGGACGTCGTCGTGGACGCGTTGCGGCCACTGGACACGCCTCAATACGCTGAGCCGGCCGACGGGGACTGA
- a CDS encoding CDP-alcohol phosphatidyltransferase family protein: MTTAGDRAADVPADGPANRRRVVPRNRDELGDRVLTLPNLLSVVRLLGVPLFLWLLLGPHADGWAIVVLAVSGATDWLDGKLARALGQASRLGALLDPAADRLYIVATLIAFVIRDVVPLWVVVVLLVREAVLAVTLLVLRRAGWPPLQVHYLGKAATFLLLYAFPLLLLADGAGPVAGLVQPVAYALTVWGAALYLLAGVFYVVQAAQLLSGRSPAGVEA; the protein is encoded by the coding sequence ATGACGACGGCGGGCGACCGGGCGGCCGACGTCCCGGCCGACGGTCCGGCGAACCGTCGGCGGGTGGTGCCGCGGAACCGGGACGAACTGGGTGACCGGGTGCTCACCCTGCCCAACCTGCTGTCCGTCGTCCGGCTGCTGGGCGTGCCGCTGTTCCTGTGGCTGCTGCTGGGCCCGCACGCCGACGGCTGGGCCATCGTCGTCCTCGCCGTCTCCGGCGCCACCGACTGGCTGGACGGGAAGCTCGCCCGCGCGCTGGGACAGGCCAGCCGGCTCGGCGCACTGCTGGACCCGGCCGCCGACCGCCTCTACATCGTCGCGACGCTGATCGCCTTCGTCATCCGCGACGTCGTGCCGCTGTGGGTGGTCGTCGTGCTGCTGGTGCGGGAGGCCGTGCTGGCGGTGACCCTGCTGGTGCTGCGGCGCGCGGGCTGGCCGCCGCTGCAGGTGCACTACCTCGGGAAGGCCGCGACCTTCCTGCTGCTCTACGCCTTCCCCCTCCTCCTCCTGGCCGACGGTGCGGGCCCGGTGGCCGGGCTGGTCCAGCCGGTCGCGTACGCGCTCACCGTCTGGGGGGCGGCGCTGTACCTGCTCGCGGGCGTCTTCTACGTCGTCCAGGCCGCCCAGCTGCTGTCCGGGCGCAGCCCGGCCGGGGTGGAGGCGTGA
- a CDS encoding beta-glucosidase family protein — protein sequence MHRPDQTRPDLPALIARLDLKAKVRLLTGGTMYGLHAEEDIGLAEIHLSDGPTGVRGLTFTSGPPVTLFPNASLLASTWSDEVLHETGRLLAEEAQAQDVHVVLGPTINLHRSLLGGRLFEAFSEDPYLSGRLATAYVHGLQEQGVGACLKHVVANESETDRHSVDSVVDEATLREVYLLPFEMAVADAQPWSVMAAYNRVNGVPATEHDGLLNGVVKGEWAYDGVVVSDWFATRSTAQSANGGLDLVMPGPVGPWGDALVAAVSAGEVDEAVVDDHLHRLLLLAERVGALGAPRPAPAGLPRPDGRVRREQLTKLAAQGMTLVRNERATLPLERGTTVALVGRHAIDTICMGGGSAQVRAVHQVSVEEGLTALLGSAVRVVDGVEVRSRAVAARAGTVLDPVTGEGGVHVVLLGADGEVIEERHERTASSMIGVDDDLPAPVTEARFRAVVPRGGELQLGALGVGSWRFAVAGAEVGRIELRLSSDDAGEAILRPPSGTVLAEVPDGALVEATVDLRSASGLGRPGRMAGAGLFGLVAGPAPRDPELVLGEAAAAARDADVAVVVVGLTEEEETESVDKATLALPGDQDALVRTVAAAARRTVVVVNAATPVLMPWLEEVDAVLVAGLPGQEAGHAVAAVLLGDREPAGRLVTTWPVADGAAPAWSVTPVDGRLPYAEGAFLGHRGHAAGRAPAPAFWFGHGLGYGRWQYTDARLVTGPERPGAAVTVTNTGLRPSREVVQVYLRPADPEQPVRLAGWQAVTLAPGESRAVEVPTDPRMWRRWDVATAAWAQLPVTGELLLARGLGDVRAALPLSDD from the coding sequence ATGCACCGCCCGGACCAGACCCGCCCGGACCTGCCCGCCCTGATCGCCCGCCTGGACCTCAAGGCCAAGGTCCGCCTGCTCACCGGCGGGACGATGTACGGCCTGCACGCCGAGGAGGACATCGGTCTCGCCGAGATCCACCTCTCCGACGGACCGACCGGGGTGCGCGGCCTGACGTTCACCAGCGGGCCGCCGGTGACGCTGTTCCCGAACGCCTCCTTGCTGGCCTCGACCTGGAGCGACGAGGTGCTGCACGAGACCGGGCGGCTGCTCGCGGAGGAGGCGCAGGCGCAGGACGTCCACGTCGTCCTGGGCCCCACGATCAACCTGCACCGCAGCCTGCTGGGTGGGCGCCTGTTCGAGGCGTTCTCCGAGGACCCCTACCTCTCCGGCCGGCTGGCCACCGCCTACGTGCACGGGCTGCAGGAGCAGGGCGTCGGGGCCTGCCTGAAGCACGTCGTCGCCAACGAGTCCGAGACCGACCGGCACTCGGTGGACAGCGTGGTCGACGAGGCCACGCTGCGCGAGGTCTACCTGCTCCCGTTCGAGATGGCCGTCGCCGACGCGCAGCCGTGGTCGGTCATGGCCGCCTACAACCGGGTCAACGGGGTGCCCGCGACCGAGCACGACGGGCTGCTGAACGGCGTCGTCAAGGGGGAGTGGGCCTACGACGGGGTGGTGGTCTCGGACTGGTTCGCCACCCGGAGCACCGCCCAGTCGGCCAACGGCGGCCTGGACCTGGTCATGCCCGGGCCGGTCGGGCCGTGGGGCGACGCCCTGGTCGCCGCCGTCTCCGCCGGTGAGGTGGACGAGGCGGTGGTCGACGACCACCTGCACCGGCTCCTGCTGCTCGCCGAGCGGGTCGGGGCGCTCGGCGCCCCCCGGCCCGCGCCCGCCGGGTTGCCCCGGCCGGACGGCCGGGTGCGCCGGGAGCAGCTGACCAAGCTGGCGGCCCAGGGCATGACCCTGGTCCGGAACGAGCGGGCCACGCTGCCGCTGGAGCGCGGGACGACCGTGGCCCTGGTCGGGCGGCACGCGATCGACACCATCTGCATGGGGGGCGGGTCGGCGCAGGTGCGCGCGGTCCACCAGGTGAGCGTCGAGGAGGGGCTGACCGCGCTGCTCGGTTCGGCGGTCCGGGTGGTGGACGGCGTCGAGGTGCGCAGCCGGGCCGTGGCCGCCCGCGCGGGCACGGTGCTCGACCCGGTGACGGGGGAGGGCGGCGTCCACGTGGTGCTGCTCGGCGCCGACGGCGAGGTGATCGAGGAACGGCACGAGCGGACGGCCAGCAGCATGATCGGCGTCGACGACGACCTGCCGGCGCCGGTGACCGAGGCCCGGTTCCGTGCGGTGGTGCCGCGGGGCGGCGAGCTGCAGCTCGGGGCGCTCGGGGTGGGCAGCTGGCGGTTCGCCGTGGCCGGGGCCGAGGTGGGCCGCATCGAGCTGCGACTGTCGTCCGACGACGCCGGCGAGGCGATCCTCCGGCCGCCGTCGGGCACCGTCCTGGCCGAGGTGCCCGACGGGGCGCTGGTCGAGGCCACCGTGGACCTGCGCTCGGCCAGCGGCCTGGGGCGTCCGGGTCGGATGGCGGGCGCCGGGCTCTTCGGCCTGGTCGCCGGCCCGGCACCGCGGGACCCGGAGCTGGTGCTCGGCGAGGCGGCCGCCGCCGCGCGGGACGCCGACGTCGCCGTCGTCGTCGTCGGGCTCACCGAGGAGGAGGAGACCGAGTCGGTCGACAAGGCCACCCTCGCGCTGCCCGGTGACCAGGACGCCCTGGTGCGCACCGTCGCCGCCGCGGCCCGGCGCACCGTGGTCGTCGTCAACGCAGCGACCCCGGTGCTCATGCCGTGGCTCGAGGAGGTGGACGCCGTGCTGGTCGCCGGGCTCCCCGGGCAGGAGGCCGGTCACGCCGTCGCCGCGGTGCTGCTGGGGGACCGGGAGCCCGCCGGCCGTCTGGTCACCACCTGGCCGGTCGCCGACGGCGCGGCCCCCGCCTGGTCGGTGACCCCGGTCGACGGCCGCCTGCCCTACGCCGAGGGCGCCTTCCTCGGTCACCGCGGGCACGCGGCCGGCCGGGCGCCGGCACCCGCCTTCTGGTTCGGGCACGGCCTGGGCTACGGCCGCTGGCAGTACACCGACGCCCGCCTGGTCACCGGGCCCGAGCGTCCCGGTGCGGCGGTCACGGTGACCAACACCGGCCTCCGGCCCAGCCGCGAGGTGGTGCAGGTCTACCTGCGGCCGGCCGATCCGGAGCAGCCCGTCCGGCTGGCCGGCTGGCAGGCGGTGACCCTGGCGCCGGGGGAGAGCCGGGCGGTCGAGGTGCCGACCGACCCGCGGATGTGGCGGCGCTGGGACGTCGCGACAGCTGCCTGGGCGCAGCTCCCGGTGACCGGCGAGCTGCTGCTCGCCCGCGGCCTGGGCGACGTGCGCGCCGCCCTCCCGCTCTCCGACGACTGA
- a CDS encoding CaiB/BaiF CoA transferase family protein, with protein MTTGPLAGLRVVELTGLGPAPFAAMLLADLGADVLRIDRPGARPPTPSAAHDLLARGRRSVAVDLKDPDGAELVRRLAERADVLLEGFRPGVTERLGIGPADCLARNPRLVYGRMTGWGQDGPLATTAGHDIGYIAVTGVLHAIGRAGGPPQVPLNLVGDFGGGAMYLVVGVLAALLEARGSGRGQVVDAAIVDGTAHLATMVLGMLAGGVWQDTRGVNLLDSGVPWYDVYETADGRHLAVGALEPQFHAELLDRLGLADRVPDRAGVDREALRGLLAETIRMRTRDEWAEVFAGSDACVAPVLTFAEARDHPQLAARQTYVERDGVVQPAPAPRFSRTPAALDRPPSRAGEHTRTALADWGITDVDALLAAGTVVQAADHRAG; from the coding sequence GTGACCACCGGACCCCTCGCCGGGCTGCGCGTCGTGGAGCTCACCGGCCTCGGCCCGGCCCCGTTCGCGGCGATGCTGCTGGCCGACCTGGGCGCCGACGTGCTGCGGATCGACCGTCCCGGCGCGCGGCCGCCCACGCCGTCCGCCGCGCACGACCTGCTGGCCCGGGGGCGGCGGTCGGTGGCCGTTGACCTCAAGGACCCGGACGGCGCGGAGCTGGTCCGGCGCCTCGCCGAGCGGGCGGACGTGCTGCTCGAGGGGTTCCGGCCCGGGGTCACCGAGCGGCTGGGCATCGGGCCGGCCGACTGCCTGGCCCGCAACCCGCGCCTGGTCTACGGCCGGATGACCGGCTGGGGTCAGGACGGCCCGCTGGCGACGACGGCCGGGCACGACATCGGCTACATCGCGGTCACCGGCGTCCTGCACGCCATCGGGCGGGCGGGCGGGCCGCCGCAGGTGCCGCTGAACCTGGTCGGCGACTTCGGCGGCGGGGCGATGTACCTGGTGGTGGGGGTGCTCGCCGCGCTGCTGGAGGCCCGCGGCAGCGGCCGGGGCCAGGTGGTGGACGCCGCGATCGTCGACGGCACCGCGCACCTGGCGACGATGGTCCTCGGCATGCTGGCCGGCGGGGTCTGGCAGGACACCCGGGGCGTCAACCTGCTGGACTCCGGCGTGCCCTGGTACGACGTCTACGAGACCGCCGACGGCCGGCACCTCGCGGTCGGGGCGCTGGAGCCGCAGTTCCACGCCGAGCTGCTCGACCGGCTGGGCCTGGCCGACCGGGTGCCCGACCGGGCCGGCGTGGACCGCGAGGCGCTGCGCGGGCTGCTGGCCGAGACGATCCGCATGCGCACCCGCGACGAGTGGGCCGAGGTGTTCGCCGGCAGCGACGCCTGCGTGGCCCCGGTGCTCACCTTCGCCGAGGCCCGCGACCACCCGCAGCTGGCGGCGCGGCAGACCTACGTCGAGCGGGACGGCGTCGTCCAGCCGGCACCCGCCCCGCGGTTCTCCCGCACCCCGGCCGCCCTGGACCGGCCGCCGTCCCGTGCCGGCGAGCACACCCGGACGGCACTGGCGGACTGGGGCATCACCGACGTCGACGCGCTGCTCGCCGCCGGCACGGTGGTCCAGGCCGCGGACCACCGGGCCGGCTGA
- a CDS encoding DUF881 domain-containing protein gives MSAPAPGRPRSLGASLLDQVLADTLDPAYAQVAAARAAEAARQADGATADPGPAPRPSWLQRNRGQLLVAAALLLAGLLAAVTYRQAAAGAQGREAAREALREDIVQESAVGDDLAAQLQQLTAEVAQTRQQALDTSVVGQRALSELAEAQQGAAAVAVSGPGLLVTVGNAPPAADSDPVGGSDQIALAGRVQDGDLQLAVNALWASGAEAVSINGQRVGPTTAIRQAGDAILVDFRPVMDPYEISAVGEPDDLARAFLATPEANELATLTKDFGIVFDFARSDDLELPAGSSAELVFAEPLVAAEEQGEALAPATPDPPTDGG, from the coding sequence GTGAGCGCGCCGGCACCTGGGCGGCCGCGCTCGCTGGGCGCCTCGCTGCTGGACCAGGTGCTGGCCGACACCCTGGACCCGGCCTACGCCCAGGTCGCCGCGGCCCGCGCGGCCGAGGCCGCCCGGCAGGCGGACGGGGCGACGGCGGACCCCGGCCCGGCCCCCCGCCCCTCCTGGCTGCAGCGCAACCGGGGGCAGCTGCTCGTCGCCGCGGCACTGCTGCTGGCCGGGCTGCTGGCCGCGGTGACCTACCGGCAGGCGGCGGCCGGCGCGCAGGGCCGCGAGGCGGCCCGTGAGGCGCTGCGGGAGGACATCGTCCAGGAGTCCGCGGTCGGCGACGACCTCGCCGCCCAGCTGCAGCAGCTCACCGCAGAGGTCGCGCAGACCCGGCAGCAGGCGCTGGACACCAGCGTGGTCGGGCAGCGCGCGCTGAGCGAGCTCGCGGAGGCCCAGCAGGGCGCCGCCGCCGTGGCGGTCTCCGGGCCCGGGCTCCTGGTGACGGTCGGCAACGCCCCGCCGGCGGCGGACAGCGACCCGGTCGGCGGGTCCGACCAGATCGCCCTGGCCGGCCGGGTCCAGGACGGCGACCTGCAGCTGGCGGTGAACGCGCTGTGGGCCTCCGGAGCCGAGGCGGTCAGCATCAACGGCCAGCGGGTGGGCCCGACCACCGCCATCCGCCAGGCCGGCGACGCCATCCTGGTCGACTTCCGGCCGGTGATGGACCCCTACGAGATCTCCGCGGTCGGCGAGCCCGACGACCTGGCGCGCGCTTTCCTGGCCACCCCCGAGGCCAACGAACTGGCCACGCTGACCAAGGACTTCGGGATCGTCTTCGACTTCGCCCGGTCCGACGACCTCGAGCTGCCGGCCGGCAGCAGCGCGGAGCTGGTGTTCGCCGAACCGCTCGTCGCAGCCGAGGAACAGGGCGAGGCGCTCGCGCCCGCCACCCCCGACCCGCCCACCGACGGAGGCTGA
- a CDS encoding small basic family protein, with the protein MIPILGLAVGVVLGLLLDPSVPLWLQPYLPIAVVAALDAVFGGVRARFDRIFDAKVFVVSFVSNVVVAALIVFLGDQLGVGAQLSTAVVVVLGIRIFGNAAAIRRHLFRA; encoded by the coding sequence GTGATCCCGATCCTCGGACTCGCAGTCGGCGTGGTGCTGGGGCTGCTGCTCGACCCCAGCGTCCCGCTCTGGCTGCAGCCCTACCTGCCGATCGCGGTGGTGGCGGCCCTGGACGCCGTCTTCGGTGGGGTGCGGGCGCGCTTCGACCGGATCTTCGACGCGAAGGTCTTCGTCGTCTCCTTCGTCTCCAACGTCGTCGTCGCGGCGCTGATCGTCTTCCTCGGTGACCAGCTCGGGGTCGGTGCGCAGCTGTCGACCGCCGTGGTCGTCGTGCTCGGCATCCGCATCTTCGGCAACGCCGCAGCGATCCGCCGGCACCTGTTCCGCGCATGA
- the gcvH gene encoding glycine cleavage system protein GcvH, with product MTTPDDRRYTDQHEWALVQGTEGAATVVRVGITDHAQDALGDIVFVQLPEVGAEVAPGNPIGEVESTKSVSDVYSPVAGVVSAVNEALADAPETVNSDPYGAGWLVEVQVTGQDGDPTAALLDAAAYQAVVQSS from the coding sequence ATGACCACCCCCGATGACCGCCGTTACACCGACCAGCACGAGTGGGCGCTGGTCCAGGGCACCGAGGGTGCCGCGACGGTGGTCCGGGTCGGGATCACCGACCACGCCCAGGACGCGCTGGGGGACATCGTGTTCGTCCAGCTGCCCGAGGTGGGTGCGGAGGTGGCCCCCGGCAACCCGATCGGCGAGGTGGAGTCGACCAAGTCCGTCTCCGACGTCTACTCGCCGGTGGCCGGCGTGGTGTCGGCGGTGAACGAGGCCCTGGCCGACGCGCCGGAGACGGTCAACAGCGACCCCTACGGTGCCGGCTGGCTGGTCGAGGTCCAGGTGACCGGGCAGGACGGCGACCCCACCGCGGCCCTGCTGGACGCCGCGGCGTACCAGGCGGTCGTCCAGTCGTCCTGA
- a CDS encoding bifunctional nuclease family protein, translating into MQELRVVGVRVELPGNQPILLLKETQGERYLPIWIGATEAAAIAFEQQGVRPARPMTHDLLREVVTALGATLEAVHITEMRDGIYLAELLFGDERTVSARPSDAVALAVRTGAPIYGAEALLDEVGIEIPDEQEDEVEKFREFLDNISPEDFGAGSGSAGS; encoded by the coding sequence GTGCAGGAGCTCAGAGTCGTCGGCGTCCGGGTGGAGCTGCCCGGCAACCAGCCCATCCTGCTGCTCAAGGAGACCCAGGGGGAGCGGTACCTGCCGATCTGGATCGGTGCGACCGAGGCCGCGGCGATCGCCTTCGAGCAGCAGGGCGTCCGGCCGGCCCGGCCGATGACCCACGACCTGCTGCGCGAGGTCGTGACGGCCCTGGGTGCGACGCTCGAGGCGGTGCACATCACCGAGATGCGGGACGGCATCTACCTCGCCGAGCTCCTGTTCGGTGACGAGCGCACGGTGAGCGCGCGCCCGTCCGACGCGGTCGCCCTCGCCGTCCGCACCGGCGCTCCCATCTACGGTGCCGAGGCCCTGCTCGACGAGGTCGGGATCGAGATCCCCGACGAGCAGGAAGACGAGGTCGAGAAGTTCCGCGAGTTCCTGGACAACATCAGCCCCGAGGACTTCGGCGCCGGCTCGGGCTCCGCCGGCAGCTGA
- a CDS encoding sulfatase: MRAIVLMFDSLNRHMLPPYGDTFVDAPNFARLAERTVTFDDFYAGSMPCLPARREMHTGRYNFLHRSWGPLEPFDDSMPEQLKQAGVHTHLATDHQHYFEDGGGDYHTRYSTWEFFRGQEGDPWKGVVPRPTDPVVSHPGPPFYQAMRRQDVINRSYMPTEADHNQTRTVDAGIHFLETNADADNWLLQLELFDPHEPFFTHEEHKKRYAHEYDGPEFDWPGYQKVTEPAAQVEHARYEYAALVSMCDASLGRLLDFMDGHDMWADTMLIVNTDHGFLLGERGWWAKAVMPWFNELVRLPFFMWDPRTGERGTRCGALAQTIDIAPTLLRFFGLEPTADVQGHDLAEVQAAARSLREGALFGAHGGHVNVTDGRHVYMRAPAEAANAPLDEHTLMPTHMRSRFGVDELTSWEPAEPFSFTKGLRTMRVPAAGARSNPWVHGTLLFDLATDPGQEHPLADDDVELRMLRLLARLMHDNDAPASQFQRLGIPFDEEAGVEHLLVRRQADRAAATAEPLPPLAELPAVDLLTEPLLRLLQDDRARAVVERHAPELTQTELLTIPPNMGLLGMARAAMLPAATLRALAADLAGSLAAR, encoded by the coding sequence GTGCGCGCCATCGTCCTGATGTTCGACAGCCTCAACCGGCACATGCTGCCGCCCTACGGGGACACCTTCGTCGACGCACCCAACTTCGCCCGGCTGGCGGAGCGGACCGTCACCTTCGACGACTTCTACGCCGGATCCATGCCCTGCCTGCCGGCCCGCCGGGAGATGCACACCGGCCGGTACAACTTCCTGCACCGCAGCTGGGGTCCGCTCGAGCCCTTCGACGACTCGATGCCCGAGCAGCTGAAGCAGGCCGGGGTGCACACCCACCTGGCCACCGACCACCAGCACTACTTCGAGGACGGCGGCGGCGACTACCACACCCGCTACTCCACCTGGGAGTTCTTCCGCGGCCAGGAGGGCGACCCGTGGAAGGGGGTCGTGCCGCGGCCCACCGACCCGGTCGTCAGCCACCCCGGACCGCCGTTCTACCAGGCGATGCGCCGGCAGGACGTGATCAACCGCAGCTACATGCCGACCGAGGCCGACCACAACCAGACCCGCACGGTCGACGCCGGGATCCACTTCCTGGAGACCAACGCCGACGCGGACAACTGGCTGCTGCAGCTGGAGCTGTTCGACCCGCACGAGCCGTTCTTCACCCACGAGGAGCACAAGAAGCGCTACGCGCACGAATACGACGGCCCGGAGTTCGACTGGCCCGGCTACCAGAAGGTGACCGAGCCCGCGGCGCAGGTGGAACACGCCCGCTACGAGTACGCAGCCCTGGTCTCGATGTGCGACGCGTCACTGGGCCGGCTGCTGGACTTCATGGACGGCCACGACATGTGGGCCGACACGATGCTGATCGTCAACACCGACCACGGGTTCCTGCTGGGCGAGCGGGGCTGGTGGGCCAAGGCGGTGATGCCCTGGTTCAACGAGCTCGTGCGGCTGCCGTTCTTCATGTGGGACCCCCGCACGGGCGAGCGTGGCACCCGCTGCGGCGCACTGGCCCAGACCATCGACATCGCGCCGACGCTGCTCCGCTTCTTCGGCCTCGAGCCGACCGCGGACGTGCAGGGCCACGACCTGGCCGAGGTGCAGGCCGCGGCCCGGTCGCTGCGCGAGGGCGCGCTGTTCGGCGCGCACGGCGGGCACGTCAACGTCACCGACGGTCGCCACGTGTACATGCGGGCACCGGCCGAGGCGGCCAACGCCCCGCTCGATGAGCACACCCTCATGCCCACCCACATGCGCAGCCGGTTCGGGGTCGACGAGCTCACCTCCTGGGAGCCCGCCGAGCCGTTCTCCTTCACCAAGGGGCTGCGCACCATGCGGGTGCCGGCCGCCGGGGCCCGGAGCAACCCCTGGGTGCACGGCACGCTGCTGTTCGACCTGGCCACGGACCCCGGCCAGGAGCACCCGCTCGCCGACGACGACGTCGAGCTCCGGATGCTGCGCCTGCTGGCCCGGCTGATGCACGACAACGACGCCCCGGCCAGCCAGTTCCAGCGGCTGGGCATCCCGTTCGACGAGGAGGCCGGCGTCGAGCACCTGCTGGTGCGCCGGCAGGCCGACCGGGCGGCGGCGACGGCAGAGCCCCTCCCGCCGCTGGCCGAGCTGCCCGCGGTCGACCTGCTCACCGAGCCGCTGCTCCGGCTGCTCCAGGACGACCGGGCACGGGCGGTGGTCGAACGTCACGCCCCCGAGCTGACCCAGACCGAGCTGCTGACCATCCCGCCGAACATGGGGCTGCTGGGCATGGCCCGGGCGGCGATGCTCCCGGCGGCGACGTTGCGGGCGCTGGCGGCGGACCTCGCCGGGAGCCTCGCCGCCCGCTGA
- a CDS encoding MerR family transcriptional regulator — MTAVPQPSPSADRDTAAARGAADDDALDTPDTRPRFTIGEVLSALRGDFPDVTISKIRYLESEELVHPQRTPSGYRKFSVADVGRLRYVLAAQRDQYLPLRVIKEHLDALDRGEPVSGSGSAGGVAGQPVGTAPLPGPEFAAAAGLSADQLADCVQFGLLSADSQGRHRVADLPVGRAVAGLARHGIEPRHLRVYRTAVEREAALLEQLVAPVLLARSEEARSRAGEQLQELATLSSQLHSGLLESRLREVLGG; from the coding sequence ATGACGGCGGTGCCCCAGCCCAGCCCCAGCGCTGACCGGGACACCGCCGCCGCCCGGGGCGCCGCTGACGACGACGCCCTGGACACACCGGACACCCGTCCCCGGTTCACCATCGGCGAGGTGCTGTCGGCCCTGCGCGGCGACTTCCCGGACGTGACGATCAGCAAGATCCGCTACCTCGAGTCCGAGGAGCTGGTCCACCCGCAGCGCACCCCGTCGGGCTACCGGAAGTTCTCCGTCGCCGACGTCGGCCGGCTGCGGTACGTGCTGGCCGCCCAGCGGGACCAGTACCTGCCGTTGCGGGTCATCAAGGAGCACCTGGACGCCCTCGACCGGGGCGAGCCGGTCTCCGGCAGCGGGTCCGCCGGCGGGGTGGCGGGGCAGCCGGTCGGGACGGCGCCCCTGCCCGGTCCCGAGTTCGCCGCGGCCGCCGGTCTGTCGGCGGACCAGCTGGCCGACTGCGTCCAGTTCGGGCTGCTCAGCGCCGACTCCCAGGGGCGTCATCGCGTCGCCGACCTGCCCGTGGGCCGAGCGGTCGCCGGCCTCGCCCGGCACGGGATCGAACCGCGGCACCTGCGGGTGTACCGGACGGCGGTGGAGCGGGAGGCCGCCCTGCTGGAGCAGCTGGTGGCCCCGGTGCTGCTGGCCCGCTCCGAGGAGGCCCGGAGCCGGGCCGGGGAGCAGCTCCAGGAGCTGGCCACGCTGTCCTCGCAGCTGCACAGCGGGCTGCTGGAGTCACGCCTGCGCGAGGTCCTCGGCGGCTGA